A genomic segment from Microbacterium sp. SORGH_AS_0428 encodes:
- a CDS encoding TPM domain-containing protein — MRPRWAYALVATLAAVFLVAGPAAATPPVQLGASYVSDEAGVLGDAERAQVEDRLEQLAEADNLNLWVVYVDRFSSPSDAKDWATQTAEQGGLGPNQYLLAIAVDARQYWISSDTSGPLSESQITTVDQDWVYPALRDGDWAGAAIAAADGMSAARSGAGGAGDSGGSGGVGGVPGAGSSGSGGAVGIVIVVLSVVALVGVGAYFVIRAARRRAASRPAESTEDLGTRAAAALVATDDALREAEQEHGFAAAQFGEEATSGLRDALTTARAELDQAFTLRQQLDDELPDTDEQVRAWHEQTLQLASAADARVQAQLDAFADLRRIEQDLPATQDRLRSSRTEAAAALQAAQERFAQLSALYPAAALSTIADNAAQASDRLALADAQLAAADAAVSVGDTGKAAVALHTAEQAVAQARQLADAVGAHGDRLAAAQAEIPVLRAELARDIAAAESLPDPDGRLSAASAAARAQLDAADEDPVAALSALQRVDDELDALLRSARDAAARAEHARQVLPPTLAHAQAQIGAAEDFISSRRGAVGATARTRLADARASFALAEQQAQTAPEQALDAASRAARLAADAISAAQSDVSGFSGGSSGGGDFGAMLGGILIGSALGGGRRRGGGFGGFGGGGFGGGGFGGGGFRGGSGGGFGGGGSRGGSGGRF; from the coding sequence ATGCGACCGCGCTGGGCATATGCACTGGTGGCCACGCTGGCCGCGGTCTTCCTGGTCGCGGGGCCTGCCGCAGCGACGCCGCCGGTGCAACTCGGCGCGTCCTACGTGAGCGACGAGGCGGGGGTCCTCGGCGACGCGGAGCGCGCTCAGGTCGAAGACCGCCTCGAGCAGCTCGCTGAAGCCGACAACCTGAACCTGTGGGTCGTCTACGTCGATCGCTTCAGCAGCCCGTCGGACGCGAAGGACTGGGCGACGCAGACCGCTGAGCAGGGCGGCCTGGGACCCAACCAGTACCTGTTGGCCATTGCCGTCGACGCGCGCCAGTACTGGATCTCCAGCGACACCTCGGGCCCGCTCAGTGAGAGCCAGATCACCACCGTCGATCAGGACTGGGTGTATCCGGCGCTCCGAGACGGCGACTGGGCGGGTGCCGCGATCGCGGCAGCCGACGGAATGTCCGCGGCCCGCAGCGGCGCAGGAGGCGCTGGCGACTCCGGCGGCAGCGGCGGCGTCGGCGGCGTGCCCGGCGCGGGATCCTCCGGCTCCGGCGGCGCGGTGGGCATCGTCATCGTCGTCCTCTCCGTCGTCGCACTGGTGGGGGTGGGCGCGTACTTCGTCATCCGCGCGGCTCGTCGGCGTGCCGCATCCCGCCCCGCGGAGAGCACCGAAGACCTGGGCACGCGGGCGGCCGCCGCTCTCGTCGCCACCGACGACGCCCTGCGCGAGGCGGAGCAGGAGCACGGCTTCGCGGCTGCGCAGTTCGGCGAAGAGGCGACGAGCGGTCTTCGTGATGCGCTGACCACTGCGCGCGCGGAGCTGGATCAGGCCTTCACGCTGCGCCAGCAGCTGGACGACGAGCTCCCCGACACCGATGAGCAGGTCCGCGCCTGGCACGAGCAGACGCTGCAGCTCGCTTCCGCCGCCGATGCGCGGGTGCAGGCGCAGCTGGACGCCTTCGCAGACCTGCGACGGATCGAGCAGGACCTTCCGGCCACGCAGGACCGGCTCCGCTCGTCACGGACCGAGGCGGCTGCCGCCCTCCAGGCCGCCCAGGAACGCTTCGCGCAGCTGTCCGCCCTCTACCCTGCCGCGGCGCTGAGCACGATCGCCGACAACGCAGCGCAGGCCTCCGACAGGCTCGCCCTCGCCGATGCCCAGCTCGCCGCGGCAGACGCCGCGGTCTCCGTCGGAGACACGGGTAAAGCCGCCGTCGCACTGCACACCGCCGAGCAGGCGGTGGCGCAGGCACGCCAGCTCGCCGATGCGGTGGGCGCGCACGGCGATCGCCTCGCCGCCGCACAGGCGGAGATCCCCGTTCTGCGTGCCGAACTCGCCCGAGACATCGCCGCAGCCGAGAGCCTGCCCGATCCCGACGGTCGACTGTCCGCCGCATCCGCGGCCGCCCGAGCGCAGCTGGACGCGGCGGACGAGGACCCGGTGGCGGCCCTCTCCGCGCTGCAGCGGGTCGACGACGAGCTCGACGCGCTGCTCAGATCCGCTCGCGACGCAGCGGCGCGCGCCGAGCACGCGCGACAGGTTCTGCCGCCGACCCTCGCACACGCACAGGCCCAGATCGGAGCCGCGGAGGACTTCATCTCCTCGCGGCGCGGGGCGGTGGGCGCCACCGCCCGCACCCGCCTCGCTGACGCCCGCGCATCGTTCGCCCTGGCCGAGCAGCAGGCGCAGACGGCGCCCGAGCAGGCGTTGGATGCGGCCTCGCGCGCCGCGCGCCTGGCAGCCGATGCCATCTCCGCCGCCCAGTCGGACGTCTCCGGCTTCTCCGGCGGTTCCTCGGGCGGGGGCGACTTCGGCGCGATGCTCGGCGGCATCCTCATCGGCTCGGCTCTCGGCGGCGGTCGCCGACGAGGCGGAGGCTTCGGCGGCTTCGGCGGCGGAGGCTTCGGCGGCGGTGGCTTCGGGGGCGGTGGCTTCCGCGGCGGCAGCGGCGGCGGCTTCGGCGGCGGAGGTTCCCGCGGGGGCAGCGGCGGCAGATTCTGA
- a CDS encoding multidrug efflux SMR transporter — MSWIVLIISGVLEAVWASALGRSEGLSKPLPSIVFAVALVLSMGGLAFAMREIPTGTAYAIWVGIGAALTVIWAMVTGAEPFTIVRLLLIAGLVGCVIGLKLTGDAS, encoded by the coding sequence ATGTCGTGGATCGTCCTGATCATCTCCGGAGTTCTCGAAGCCGTCTGGGCCAGCGCGCTCGGCCGGTCCGAGGGACTGTCGAAGCCCCTGCCGAGCATCGTCTTCGCGGTCGCGCTCGTGCTGAGCATGGGCGGACTCGCGTTCGCCATGCGTGAGATCCCGACCGGCACGGCCTACGCGATCTGGGTGGGGATCGGAGCCGCGCTGACGGTGATCTGGGCGATGGTCACCGGCGCCGAGCCGTTCACGATCGTGAGGCTGCTGCTGATCGCGGGGCTCGTGGGCTGCGTGATCGGTCTGAAGCTCACCGGCGACGCTTCCTGA
- a CDS encoding alpha/beta hydrolase, producing MTDDAFDEFSFLPAQAEGLGLTTPLPATERRDLTLPDGRTLSALRYGDEPPVVTFLHGAGLNAHTWDTTILALGLPALSIDLAGHGDSSWRDDARYVARTLAEDVVPALEAWTEAPQVLVGHSLGALTATAVAAARGDLVRSLVLIDLTPGVDPAAGPAQMRAFFAGPTDWADREELVDRALSFGLGGSRQAATRGVYLNSRVRPDGRVEWKHHFAHLAAAAAASDTGAFAPDAMRELLAASGWDDLAAVRAPITLVRGDAGYVTEADADEFRRHRPDADVIVVPAHHNVHEQIPDRLAVLLSRIVEAA from the coding sequence GTGACCGACGACGCTTTCGACGAGTTCTCCTTCCTGCCCGCCCAGGCCGAGGGCCTCGGACTCACGACGCCGTTGCCCGCGACCGAGCGGCGCGATCTGACCCTGCCGGACGGCAGGACCCTCTCCGCCCTCCGCTACGGCGACGAACCCCCCGTCGTGACCTTCCTCCACGGCGCCGGCCTGAACGCGCACACCTGGGACACCACGATCCTCGCGCTCGGACTGCCCGCGCTGTCGATCGACCTCGCCGGGCACGGCGACTCCTCCTGGCGCGATGACGCGCGCTACGTCGCGCGCACGCTCGCCGAGGACGTGGTGCCGGCTCTCGAGGCCTGGACCGAGGCCCCGCAGGTGCTCGTCGGGCATTCCCTCGGCGCCCTCACCGCGACCGCCGTGGCAGCGGCGCGGGGCGACCTGGTGCGCAGCCTCGTACTCATCGACCTCACTCCCGGAGTGGATCCCGCGGCGGGCCCCGCGCAGATGCGCGCGTTCTTCGCCGGCCCCACGGACTGGGCCGACCGGGAGGAGCTCGTGGATCGGGCGCTCTCGTTCGGGTTGGGCGGCTCGCGCCAAGCGGCCACCCGCGGCGTCTACCTGAACTCGCGTGTGCGCCCCGATGGACGCGTGGAGTGGAAGCACCATTTCGCCCACCTCGCGGCGGCGGCCGCCGCATCCGATACCGGAGCCTTCGCACCGGATGCCATGCGGGAGCTTCTCGCCGCGAGCGGATGGGACGACCTCGCCGCCGTGCGCGCGCCGATCACTCTCGTGCGCGGCGACGCGGGTTATGTGACCGAGGCGGATGCGGACGAGTTCCGCAGGCATCGCCCTGATGCCGACGTCATCGTCGTGCCCGCGCACCACAACGTGCACGAGCAGATCCCGGACCGCCTCGCGGTCCTGCTGAGTCGGATCGTCGAGGCCGCATGA
- a CDS encoding GIY-YIG nuclease family protein: MPHVYMLECADGTLYVGSTVDLERRLAQHQSGAGAAYTRRRLPVRLFWCAEFARIDEAFGWEKRLQGWSHAKRRAFAEGGLDAVIGWSARSRREAADS; the protein is encoded by the coding sequence ATGCCCCATGTGTACATGCTCGAGTGCGCCGACGGCACGTTGTACGTCGGCAGCACGGTGGACCTTGAACGCCGGCTCGCGCAACATCAGAGCGGTGCGGGCGCCGCGTACACACGCCGCAGGCTACCCGTGCGGCTCTTCTGGTGTGCGGAGTTCGCACGCATCGACGAGGCGTTCGGCTGGGAGAAGCGCCTCCAGGGCTGGAGCCATGCGAAGCGCCGCGCCTTCGCCGAAGGCGGGCTGGATGCCGTGATCGGCTGGAGCGCCCGCTCGCGGCGCGAGGCTGCAGATTCATGA
- a CDS encoding Fe-S oxidoreductase: protein MSAARPPAGWQQRADRAVARSRQVERWIPSFLLDSPISALGYAYGCAVGWIWGTLWSRGRIERRGRLYVFRGMPSWAFPRGGVCVGHCFLTGDGRIDDRLLAHESVHQRQWRRFGMLMPILYSLAGRDPLQNRFEIEAGLADGNYIPR, encoded by the coding sequence GTGAGTGCCGCACGACCGCCCGCGGGGTGGCAGCAGCGCGCCGACCGCGCCGTGGCGCGATCGCGCCAGGTGGAACGGTGGATCCCGTCCTTCCTGCTGGACTCGCCGATCAGCGCGCTGGGCTACGCCTACGGATGCGCGGTCGGATGGATCTGGGGAACGCTCTGGAGCCGCGGGCGCATCGAACGGCGCGGCCGCTTGTACGTGTTCCGCGGGATGCCGTCATGGGCGTTCCCGCGCGGCGGGGTGTGCGTGGGTCACTGCTTTCTCACCGGCGACGGCCGCATCGACGACAGGCTGCTCGCGCACGAGTCCGTGCACCAGCGCCAGTGGCGCCGGTTCGGGATGCTGATGCCAATCCTCTACAGCCTCGCCGGACGCGATCCGCTGCAGAACCGCTTCGAGATCGAGGCCGGTCTGGCCGACGGCAACTACATCCCCCGCTAA
- a CDS encoding tyrosine-protein phosphatase: MSEPGGLVAGAVNFRDVGGLPAGGRATRSGVLFRSGNLARLDESTRRRIAELGLRRIVDLRDDDEVRTDPSFLGPDAPETVRVPLFLGSVASFFAEDVSLAEMYDRLVDDAGPALAAVARAVVEEQPVLVHCTVGKDRTGVSIALILAAAGVDEDAVVADYARTAASLPAARNRQVVAWLRAAHPEARHAVELATASPAPVMRALLGRLRAQYGSVGDYLSAAGVGDAELVELRRILIA, translated from the coding sequence GTGAGCGAGCCCGGCGGTCTCGTCGCCGGGGCCGTGAACTTCCGCGATGTCGGCGGGCTCCCCGCGGGAGGGAGGGCGACCCGCAGCGGGGTGCTGTTCCGCTCCGGCAACCTCGCCCGCCTGGACGAGAGCACCCGCCGCCGCATCGCCGAGCTCGGCCTGCGGCGCATCGTGGATCTGCGCGACGACGACGAGGTGCGTACCGATCCCAGCTTCCTCGGGCCGGATGCGCCGGAGACCGTGCGTGTGCCGCTGTTCCTCGGATCCGTCGCGTCGTTCTTCGCCGAGGACGTGAGTCTCGCCGAGATGTACGACCGGCTCGTCGACGACGCCGGGCCCGCGTTGGCCGCCGTCGCTCGGGCGGTGGTGGAGGAGCAGCCCGTCCTCGTGCACTGCACGGTGGGCAAGGACCGCACCGGCGTCTCGATCGCGCTGATCCTCGCAGCGGCGGGTGTCGACGAGGACGCCGTGGTCGCCGACTACGCCCGCACCGCCGCATCCTTGCCTGCGGCGAGGAACCGTCAGGTGGTGGCGTGGCTCCGCGCGGCCCACCCCGAGGCCCGCCACGCCGTGGAACTGGCCACGGCGTCACCTGCCCCGGTCATGCGGGCTCTGCTCGGTCGGCTGCGCGCGCAGTACGGCTCGGTCGGCGACTACCTCTCCGCCGCGGGCGTCGGCGATGCCGAGCTCGTCGAGCTTCGCCGCATTCTCATCGCATAG
- a CDS encoding PspA/IM30 family protein encodes MAKQSIFGRISTLVRANINAMIDQAEDPQKMLDQLVRDYTNNIADAEAAIAETIGNLRLLERDHQEDVQAAAEWGSKALAASRRADEMRRAGNTTDADKFDNLAKIALQRQISEENEAKASAPQIAAQTEVVDKLKDGLNGMKQKLEQLRSKRSELLARAKVAEAQNKVHDAIKSVNVLDPTSELGRFEDKIRRQEALAAGKAELAASSLDAQFESLEDVGELTEVEARLAALKAGGSAQGALGAGAAGDGLGQQQQQLPQQHQQ; translated from the coding sequence ATGGCCAAGCAGTCCATCTTCGGACGCATCTCCACCCTCGTCCGGGCGAACATCAACGCGATGATCGACCAGGCCGAGGATCCGCAGAAGATGCTCGACCAGCTCGTCCGCGACTACACGAACAACATCGCCGACGCTGAAGCGGCGATCGCCGAGACGATCGGCAACCTGCGCCTCCTCGAGCGCGACCACCAGGAGGACGTCCAGGCGGCCGCCGAGTGGGGCAGCAAGGCGCTTGCCGCCAGCCGCCGCGCCGACGAGATGCGCCGCGCCGGCAACACGACCGACGCCGACAAGTTCGACAACCTCGCCAAGATCGCCCTGCAGCGCCAGATCTCCGAGGAGAACGAGGCGAAGGCCTCCGCTCCGCAGATCGCGGCGCAGACCGAGGTCGTCGACAAGCTCAAGGACGGCCTCAACGGCATGAAGCAGAAGCTCGAGCAGCTTCGCTCGAAGCGCAGCGAGCTCCTTGCCCGCGCGAAGGTCGCCGAGGCTCAGAACAAGGTGCACGACGCCATCAAGAGCGTCAACGTCCTCGACCCCACGAGCGAACTCGGTCGCTTCGAAGACAAGATCCGTCGCCAGGAGGCGCTGGCCGCCGGCAAGGCGGAGCTCGCCGCATCCAGCCTCGACGCACAGTTCGAGAGCCTCGAGGACGTCGGGGAGCTGACGGAGGTCGAGGCGCGCCTGGCCGCGCTGAAGGCGGGCGGGTCCGCGCAGGGCGCCCTGGGTGCCGGCGCCGCGGGCGACGGACTCGGCCAGCAGCAGCAGCAGCTGCCGCAGCAGCACCAGCAGTGA
- a CDS encoding arginase family protein: protein MTRFLITPVWQGSPSARAMQLVDGAEAIAGDLPRAACTSVPVPLGAGEALGTGVHRYSALRQVQHDLREALAASDERALTIGGDCAVGVAAVEHSARAGRIAVVWVDAHPDLHTPESSSSHAFGGMALRAVLGDGAPDLALPVGAVAPADVVLVAARAVDEAEQEYIDAHDITVIGAAALSDPALLAQTVQGLGVDAVHVHIDVDALDPAEMPGVKDSEPFGASLAELVTALKALREAVPLAGSSLAGFAPASPAAASDDMGTLLRLVGALA from the coding sequence ATGACACGGTTCCTCATCACGCCCGTGTGGCAGGGCTCACCCTCCGCACGCGCGATGCAGCTTGTGGACGGTGCGGAGGCCATCGCGGGCGATCTGCCGCGCGCGGCGTGCACGAGCGTGCCGGTTCCGCTCGGAGCCGGCGAAGCGCTCGGCACCGGCGTGCACCGCTACAGCGCACTGCGCCAGGTGCAGCACGATCTGCGTGAGGCCCTCGCCGCATCCGACGAGCGCGCGCTCACCATCGGCGGCGACTGCGCCGTCGGCGTCGCCGCCGTCGAGCATTCGGCGCGCGCCGGTCGCATCGCGGTCGTCTGGGTCGACGCGCACCCTGATCTGCACACGCCGGAATCCTCCAGCTCGCACGCGTTCGGCGGGATGGCGCTGCGCGCCGTTCTCGGCGACGGCGCACCCGATCTTGCGCTACCCGTGGGCGCCGTCGCCCCGGCCGACGTCGTCCTGGTCGCCGCGCGCGCCGTCGACGAGGCCGAACAGGAGTACATCGACGCGCACGACATCACCGTGATCGGTGCGGCAGCGCTCTCGGATCCCGCTCTGCTCGCGCAGACGGTTCAGGGGCTCGGCGTCGACGCGGTCCACGTCCACATCGACGTCGACGCGCTCGATCCCGCCGAGATGCCCGGCGTGAAGGACTCAGAGCCCTTCGGCGCCTCGCTGGCCGAACTGGTCACGGCCTTGAAGGCGCTGCGGGAGGCGGTGCCGCTGGCCGGCTCCTCGCTCGCGGGATTCGCCCCCGCATCCCCCGCCGCCGCGAGCGATGACATGGGCACTCTGCTGCGACTGGTCGGAGCCCTCGCGTGA
- a CDS encoding CPBP family intramembrane glutamic endopeptidase: protein MPAAQTVSRTPLRAWPLAASLLVALAAPAFFVLLTPWLGWSLLAAGLATAWWADRRQPRDASLLRDLSLISAGMLIVSAIPLAAELDNAAMVRFTLALGGAVAVPYVVSRFVYRDRAIRFPWRGGGRWSRFQWVWLVAVLLLGWLILPFYFISSGVYQNWPVVDTPDLIARLFIGVGAVGIWDELFFICTVFALLRRHLPDLTANLVQAIVFVSFLWELGYRAWGPVLTLPFALLQGYIFLRTRSLAYVVTVHLLFDAVVFAVLVHAHNPGLLDGLFLV from the coding sequence GTGCCCGCCGCGCAGACGGTCAGCCGCACTCCGCTGCGGGCATGGCCGCTCGCGGCCTCGCTGCTGGTCGCGCTCGCCGCGCCGGCGTTCTTCGTGCTCCTCACTCCCTGGCTGGGGTGGAGCCTGCTCGCGGCGGGCCTTGCCACGGCGTGGTGGGCGGATCGCCGTCAGCCCCGCGACGCGTCGCTTCTTCGCGATCTGTCACTGATCTCCGCCGGCATGCTCATCGTCAGCGCCATCCCGCTCGCCGCCGAACTCGACAACGCCGCGATGGTGCGATTCACCCTCGCGCTCGGCGGGGCCGTCGCGGTTCCCTACGTCGTGTCGAGGTTCGTCTATCGCGATCGAGCGATCCGCTTCCCGTGGCGCGGGGGCGGCCGGTGGAGCCGTTTCCAGTGGGTGTGGCTGGTGGCGGTGCTCCTTCTCGGGTGGCTGATCCTGCCGTTCTACTTCATCAGCTCGGGCGTCTATCAGAACTGGCCCGTCGTGGACACCCCCGATCTCATCGCCCGCCTGTTCATCGGCGTCGGGGCGGTCGGCATCTGGGACGAGCTGTTCTTCATCTGCACCGTCTTCGCGCTGCTGCGCCGACACCTGCCCGATCTGACCGCGAACCTCGTGCAGGCGATCGTCTTCGTCTCGTTCCTGTGGGAGCTCGGCTACCGCGCGTGGGGGCCGGTGCTCACCCTCCCGTTCGCGCTGTTGCAGGGATACATCTTCTTGCGCACGCGTTCCCTCGCGTACGTCGTCACGGTGCATCTGCTGTTCGACGCGGTCGTGTTCGCGGTGCTCGTCCACGCGCACAACCCCGGCCTGCTCGACGGCCTGTTCCTCGTCTGA
- a CDS encoding HD domain-containing protein → MPYDIDELLRPPSATAALALQVAEQWCSPAVLRHSMRSWVWARSLADAEGLDYDAELLFVAAALHDIGVAEPFDAHRTPFEGAGGAAAWVFAAGAGWPSERRVRLQEVIERHMWVEVDPTLDAEGHLLEVATSLDVAGAGWSRWDAQLLRVVTARLPRTDFAAEFDAAIRDQAERKPASAAARLARSGRIADGELTWLSLVR, encoded by the coding sequence GTGCCGTACGACATCGACGAACTCCTGCGCCCACCATCCGCCACCGCCGCGCTCGCGCTGCAGGTGGCCGAGCAGTGGTGCTCCCCGGCCGTCCTGCGGCACAGCATGCGCTCCTGGGTGTGGGCGCGATCGCTCGCGGATGCGGAGGGGCTGGACTACGACGCGGAGCTGCTGTTCGTCGCGGCCGCGCTGCACGACATCGGCGTGGCGGAACCGTTCGACGCACACCGGACGCCGTTCGAGGGCGCCGGAGGCGCTGCGGCATGGGTGTTCGCGGCCGGAGCCGGTTGGCCGAGCGAGCGCCGGGTCCGGCTGCAGGAAGTGATCGAACGCCACATGTGGGTCGAGGTCGACCCGACCCTGGACGCCGAGGGCCACCTGCTGGAGGTGGCGACGAGCCTGGACGTCGCGGGGGCGGGCTGGTCGAGGTGGGATGCGCAGCTTCTGCGCGTCGTGACCGCACGACTGCCGAGGACGGATTTCGCCGCCGAGTTCGACGCGGCGATCCGGGACCAAGCCGAACGCAAGCCCGCCTCCGCCGCGGCACGGCTCGCGCGGAGCGGACGCATCGCGGACGGCGAGCTCACCTGGCTCTCACTCGTGCGTTGA
- a CDS encoding DUF3097 family protein has product MDDRYPTDVLAAGWRERNTKTLAELPAERDTVVEVAEDGFCGAVTSVEGGLVELEDRTGRRRMFSLGPGFLVDGEAVRLVAPSAAAAAGRARTASGSFAVADQRARVARPSRILVEGKHDAELVEKVWGDDLRVEGVVVEYLEGIDLLSDLLEAEPPTVERRYGVLVDHLVAGSKESRIAAEVARGRHGAHVRIVGHPFIDVWQCVTPRAVGIPAWPEVPRGIDWKTGVCRGLGWPARDKADLARAWQRILASVHSYRDLESALLGRVEELIDFVTA; this is encoded by the coding sequence ATGGATGACCGGTACCCCACGGATGTGCTCGCCGCCGGCTGGCGGGAGCGGAACACGAAGACCCTCGCCGAGCTCCCCGCCGAGCGCGACACGGTGGTGGAGGTCGCCGAGGACGGATTCTGCGGCGCGGTGACGTCGGTCGAAGGCGGACTCGTCGAGCTGGAGGATCGCACCGGTCGGCGACGCATGTTCTCGCTCGGCCCCGGCTTCCTCGTCGACGGCGAGGCCGTCCGCCTCGTGGCGCCGTCGGCCGCGGCCGCCGCCGGGCGTGCGCGCACCGCATCCGGTTCGTTCGCGGTTGCAGATCAGCGCGCCCGTGTCGCCCGTCCGAGCCGCATCCTCGTCGAGGGCAAGCACGACGCCGAGCTCGTCGAGAAGGTGTGGGGGGACGACCTGCGGGTGGAGGGCGTGGTCGTGGAGTACCTCGAGGGCATCGACCTACTCTCCGACCTGCTCGAGGCGGAGCCTCCCACGGTCGAGCGTCGCTACGGTGTGCTCGTCGACCACCTCGTCGCGGGGTCGAAGGAGTCGAGGATCGCGGCGGAGGTCGCGCGCGGTCGACACGGAGCCCACGTGCGCATCGTCGGTCATCCGTTCATCGATGTGTGGCAGTGCGTCACGCCGCGCGCTGTCGGGATCCCGGCATGGCCGGAGGTGCCGCGGGGCATCGACTGGAAGACGGGCGTGTGTCGCGGGCTGGGGTGGCCGGCGCGCGACAAAGCCGACCTCGCGCGTGCATGGCAGCGCATCCTCGCCAGCGTCCACAGCTACCGCGACCTGGAATCGGCGCTGCTGGGGCGTGTCGAGGAGCTCATCGACTTCGTCACGGCCTGA
- the trmB gene encoding tRNA (guanosine(46)-N7)-methyltransferase TrmB gives MTDPASGVFRDRPVSFVRRSGRMSEAQERAWAELGPHLLLPVPRDNAATSVAADAQIDVSTVWGRRAPLIVEIGSGQGHAIVHASTTRPDIDFLAVEVFRAGLARTMLDADRAGVRNLRLVEANAPEVLEHLLPPGSVDEVWIFFPDPWHKKKHTKRRLVKPDVVPTLSRALRPGGMLRLATDWEDYALQMRSVLDETTAFDRAFEGDWAPRFEGRVITAFERKGERVGRAIRDLAYRRSGD, from the coding sequence ATGACCGATCCCGCATCCGGCGTCTTCCGCGATCGCCCCGTCTCGTTCGTGCGCCGCAGCGGAAGGATGTCGGAGGCGCAGGAGCGCGCCTGGGCCGAGCTCGGCCCGCACCTGCTGCTGCCGGTCCCGCGTGACAACGCCGCCACCTCCGTCGCGGCCGACGCGCAGATCGATGTGTCGACGGTGTGGGGTAGGCGGGCTCCGCTGATCGTCGAGATCGGCTCCGGGCAGGGCCACGCCATCGTGCACGCGTCGACCACGCGACCCGACATCGACTTCCTCGCGGTGGAGGTCTTCCGCGCGGGGCTCGCGCGGACCATGCTCGACGCCGACCGCGCCGGTGTGCGCAACCTGCGCCTGGTCGAGGCGAACGCTCCCGAGGTGCTCGAACATCTGCTGCCGCCGGGATCGGTCGACGAGGTCTGGATCTTCTTCCCCGATCCGTGGCACAAGAAGAAGCACACGAAGCGACGGTTGGTGAAGCCGGACGTCGTGCCGACGCTCTCGCGTGCGCTGCGCCCCGGTGGGATGCTGCGCCTCGCCACGGACTGGGAGGACTACGCGCTGCAGATGCGCTCCGTCCTGGATGAGACGACGGCATTCGATCGCGCCTTCGAGGGGGACTGGGCGCCGCGTTTCGAGGGGCGTGTCATCACGGCGTTCGAGCGCAAGGGCGAACGCGTGGGGCGCGCGATCCGCGACCTCGCCTACCGTCGATCGGGCGACTGA
- a CDS encoding SIP domain-containing protein yields the protein MPENDVHNANACRASKHARAQHLVTADESSLDDLEMLLATLPMCSTGRVFVEVPDAAHIAEIRVPARMTITWLTRDSRSGAPGTGRSCAPGEALSRAVVAWADEMLCDDDGCGTAVTLLGGYLGTADIFDHLVERRGIDAARIHTPARFGLATA from the coding sequence ATGCCCGAGAACGACGTCCACAACGCGAACGCGTGCCGTGCGTCCAAGCACGCCCGCGCGCAGCACCTGGTGACCGCAGACGAGTCGTCGCTCGACGACCTGGAGATGCTTCTCGCCACGCTGCCGATGTGTTCGACCGGCCGGGTGTTCGTCGAGGTTCCGGATGCGGCCCACATCGCCGAGATCCGCGTCCCTGCCCGCATGACGATCACGTGGTTGACCCGCGACAGCCGCTCCGGCGCTCCCGGTACCGGACGCTCGTGCGCGCCCGGCGAGGCGCTCAGCCGCGCGGTCGTGGCGTGGGCCGACGAGATGCTGTGCGACGACGACGGATGCGGCACCGCGGTCACCCTGCTGGGCGGCTACCTGGGCACCGCCGACATCTTCGACCACCTGGTCGAGCGTCGCGGCATCGACGCGGCCCGCATCCACACGCCCGCGCGCTTCGGACTCGCGACCGCCTGA
- a CDS encoding carboxymuconolactone decarboxylase family protein encodes MGEERRVHLSKAAPEVYQAIDTMAKQVGALAADAGVEPRLKELVQLHASQLNGCAYCVRVHLDRGMKAGLDVDTVAQLPTWRESGVFTERERAALELTESLTFIHEEGVSDEVYDRVGSVLSEAEYVALSWIVISINAFNRVAIAGRYPVPPRTAPAP; translated from the coding sequence ATGGGTGAGGAGCGGCGCGTGCACCTGTCGAAGGCGGCACCGGAGGTCTATCAGGCGATCGATACGATGGCCAAGCAGGTGGGAGCTCTCGCGGCGGATGCCGGCGTCGAGCCGCGGCTGAAGGAGCTCGTGCAGCTGCACGCCTCGCAGCTCAACGGCTGCGCCTACTGCGTGCGCGTGCACCTCGACCGCGGGATGAAGGCGGGTCTCGACGTCGACACCGTCGCCCAGTTGCCGACCTGGCGCGAGTCGGGCGTCTTCACGGAGCGCGAGCGTGCGGCGCTGGAGCTGACCGAGTCGCTCACCTTCATCCACGAGGAGGGCGTCTCGGACGAGGTCTACGACCGGGTCGGCTCCGTCCTCTCCGAGGCCGAGTACGTCGCGCTGAGCTGGATCGTCATCTCGATCAACGCGTTCAACCGTGTGGCCATCGCCGGACGGTACCCGGTGCCGCCCCGCACCGCGCCGGCACCGTGA